A genomic region of Streptomyces diastaticus subsp. diastaticus contains the following coding sequences:
- a CDS encoding DUF5134 domain-containing protein has protein sequence MHGPVSAAWLLVALCLASGAYCLLRMRARGPGGQEAAGEALMGFGMAVMAVPAAFVTLPGAVWFAGAAAFTATGVHAILAARRSPHHLHHLVGSAAMVYMSLVMAAAPTSHHAHHTAPGGLPVVTGVLLAYFAGYALLAGVRLIPAPVAASGGPSSAAGPPGWGERAELALVCRLTMAIAMVSMLLAM, from the coding sequence GTGCACGGACCCGTCTCCGCCGCCTGGCTGCTGGTCGCGCTCTGCCTGGCGAGCGGGGCGTACTGCCTCCTGCGCATGCGCGCCCGGGGCCCCGGCGGGCAGGAGGCGGCCGGCGAGGCGCTGATGGGGTTCGGGATGGCGGTGATGGCGGTCCCCGCGGCGTTCGTCACGCTGCCGGGGGCGGTGTGGTTCGCCGGCGCGGCCGCCTTCACGGCCACCGGCGTCCACGCGATCCTGGCCGCCCGTCGCAGCCCGCACCACCTGCACCACCTCGTGGGTTCGGCGGCGATGGTCTACATGTCGCTGGTGATGGCGGCCGCCCCCACCTCCCACCACGCCCACCACACGGCCCCGGGCGGGCTGCCCGTCGTCACCGGCGTCCTCCTCGCCTACTTCGCCGGGTACGCCCTGCTCGCCGGCGTGCGCCTCATACCGGCCCCGGTCGCCGCCTCCGGGGGCCCGAGCTCCGCCGCCGGGCCCCCGGGGTGGGGGGAGCGTGCCGAGCTGGCACTCGTCTGCCGCCTCACGATGGCGATAGCCATGGTCTCGATGCTGCTCGCCATGTGA
- a CDS encoding NADH:flavin oxidoreductase/NADH oxidase, with protein MTSLFEPLTLRSLTIPNRIWMAPMCQYSAPATGPTAGRPTDWHLQHYGARAAGGAGLILLEATAVAPEGRISPWDLGLWNDGQTAALRRITSFLTSQGTVPGIQLAHAGRKASCEAPWRGGKAISAADGGWQPVGPSPVPFDAASPVPHELTVDEIQGVVRQFAEAARRSLEAGFEVVEVHGAHGYLIGEFLSPHSNHRTDAYGGSFENRVRFALEVVDAVRAVWPEEKPLLFRVSATDWLDEGGWTADDTVRLAPLLQERGVDLLDASTGGNAAGVSIPVGPGYQVPFAARVRNETGLPSAAVGLLTDPEQAAKVLANGEADAVLLGRELLRDAHWPRRAARELGGTVRVPQQYGRS; from the coding sequence ATGACCTCCCTGTTCGAACCGCTCACCCTGCGGTCCCTCACCATCCCGAACCGCATCTGGATGGCCCCCATGTGCCAGTACTCGGCCCCGGCGACCGGCCCCACGGCCGGCCGCCCCACCGACTGGCACCTCCAGCACTACGGCGCCCGGGCGGCGGGCGGCGCGGGCCTGATCCTGCTGGAGGCGACCGCCGTGGCACCCGAGGGCCGGATCAGCCCGTGGGATCTCGGCCTGTGGAACGACGGGCAGACGGCGGCGCTGCGCCGGATCACCTCGTTCCTCACCTCCCAGGGGACGGTCCCCGGTATCCAGCTCGCCCATGCCGGGCGCAAGGCCTCCTGCGAGGCGCCCTGGCGCGGCGGCAAGGCCATCTCCGCCGCCGACGGCGGCTGGCAGCCGGTGGGCCCGAGCCCGGTGCCGTTCGACGCGGCCAGCCCCGTCCCGCACGAGCTGACGGTGGACGAGATCCAGGGCGTGGTCCGGCAGTTCGCCGAGGCCGCGCGCCGGTCGCTGGAAGCGGGCTTCGAGGTGGTCGAGGTCCACGGCGCCCACGGCTACCTGATCGGCGAGTTCCTCTCGCCGCACAGCAACCACCGCACCGATGCCTACGGCGGGTCGTTCGAGAACCGCGTGCGGTTCGCCCTCGAGGTCGTCGACGCCGTGCGCGCGGTGTGGCCCGAGGAGAAGCCGCTCCTCTTCCGCGTCTCCGCCACCGACTGGCTGGACGAGGGCGGCTGGACCGCCGACGACACCGTACGCCTGGCCCCGCTCCTCCAGGAGCGCGGCGTCGACCTGCTGGACGCCTCCACCGGAGGCAACGCGGCCGGGGTGTCCATCCCGGTCGGCCCCGGCTACCAGGTCCCCTTCGCCGCCCGCGTGCGCAACGAGACCGGGCTGCCCTCGGCCGCCGTGGGCCTGCTCACCGACCCGGAGCAGGCCGCGAAGGTGCTGGCCAACGGCGAGGCGGACGCCGTCCTCCTCGGCCGCGAACTGCTGCGCGACGCCCACTGGCCGCGTCGGGCAGCCCGCGAACTCGGTGGCACGGTCCGCGTGCCGCAGCAGTACGGCCGGAGCTGA
- a CDS encoding DUF2630 family protein — protein MDQQDILRNTTAMVEAEKRPRASLEAGETGPATEQARLTAPARALDRCGDLLRRRRAKAEFGGNPDEARPAPPTRSRATSPERPPRAAWPPPVTRPPRAPPAPCGEQSPVGPFAHGRLLCEAHRAVERRGTPVGVRRP, from the coding sequence ATGGACCAACAGGACATCCTGCGCAACACCACCGCGATGGTCGAGGCCGAGAAGCGCCCGCGGGCCTCGCTGGAGGCCGGTGAGACCGGCCCCGCGACCGAGCAGGCCCGCCTCACCGCTCCAGCACGCGCACTCGACCGGTGCGGGGACCTGCTCCGCCGGCGCCGCGCCAAGGCCGAGTTCGGCGGGAACCCGGACGAGGCCCGGCCCGCCCCACCGACGAGGTCGAGGGCTACCAGTCCTGAACGCCCGCCCCGCGCCGCATGGCCCCCGCCCGTCACACGGCCGCCGCGCGCTCCCCCCGCCCCGTGCGGGGAGCAGTCGCCCGTCGGGCCGTTCGCGCACGGGCGGCTGCTCTGCGAAGCGCACCGCGCGGTCGAGCGCCGCGGCACCCCCGTCGGCGTCCGCCGCCCATGA
- a CDS encoding phosphatase PAP2 family protein: MAPRSPLHDPPRASPPRAAPTWAAALAGLSALLLTLVAVVWPPLANWDASVAVAAHEAAVGHPGATRVNRVLSDWVWDPWTMRAVAAAAVLWLWWRGTTRLAVAVGGACLAAALVQQLLKAAVGRERPEWPDPVDSAHFAAYPSGHAMTATVTCGLVVWVLHLSRVGRPVLVSAWTVAAVSVAGVGATRVWLGVHWPTDVLGGWLLGGLTVALAALVYDRAGTADRSVRPAPPGSAGGAGSGA; the protein is encoded by the coding sequence ATGGCACCCCGCTCGCCGCTCCATGACCCGCCCCGCGCTTCGCCACCCCGTGCCGCCCCGACTTGGGCGGCGGCCCTGGCCGGGCTCTCCGCCCTGTTGCTGACGCTGGTGGCCGTGGTCTGGCCGCCCCTGGCGAACTGGGACGCCTCGGTCGCCGTGGCGGCCCACGAGGCGGCCGTCGGCCACCCCGGAGCGACAAGGGTGAACCGGGTGCTCAGCGACTGGGTGTGGGATCCCTGGACGATGCGGGCCGTCGCCGCCGCCGCCGTGCTGTGGCTCTGGTGGCGCGGAACCACGCGACTGGCGGTGGCGGTCGGCGGGGCCTGCCTGGCCGCGGCTCTGGTGCAGCAACTCCTCAAGGCGGCTGTCGGCCGGGAACGCCCCGAGTGGCCCGACCCGGTCGACTCCGCGCACTTCGCCGCGTACCCCTCGGGCCACGCCATGACCGCCACGGTGACGTGCGGCCTGGTCGTCTGGGTGCTGCATCTGTCGAGGGTGGGGCGCCCCGTCCTGGTCAGCGCGTGGACGGTGGCGGCGGTGTCGGTGGCCGGCGTCGGCGCGACCCGGGTGTGGCTGGGCGTCCACTGGCCCACCGACGTACTGGGAGGCTGGCTGCTGGGCGGCCTGACGGTGGCCCTCGCCGCCCTCGTGTACGACCGGGCGGGGACGGCTGACCGAAGTGTTCGCCCGGCTCCCCCGGGCTCGGCGGGCGGGGCGGGGTCCGGCGCGTAG
- a CDS encoding M56 family metallopeptidase codes for MMLPVALLLLGALTAVLAPRLIARAQWREREPVVALWVWQCVVAGVLLCCVLAMALTGAAAWHLVRGHVFAPAPHAVVEAYALGAYGPWAPATSAVLALGGVWTVVMLVREVVRARARRRQRRAELLVRSPLLPGEERDQERLVVLEGDRPDAWWLPGPSPQLVITTAALRKLDGRQLDAIAAHEQGHAKMRHDWLRHISAALAQGFPQVPFFAAFRDEMHRLVELAADDMASRRFGRLTTALALVELNEDRGVFGPGPAPEAHLPQRVDRLLAPQARLAPIHRLRLTAAAAVVPAVPLVLAFGPGILALG; via the coding sequence ATGATGCTCCCCGTCGCGCTGCTGCTGCTGGGTGCCCTGACCGCCGTGCTCGCTCCGCGCCTCATCGCGCGGGCGCAGTGGCGGGAGAGGGAGCCCGTCGTCGCGCTCTGGGTGTGGCAGTGCGTCGTCGCCGGGGTGCTGCTCTGCTGCGTGCTCGCGATGGCGCTCACCGGCGCCGCCGCCTGGCACCTGGTCCGCGGACACGTCTTCGCACCCGCCCCGCACGCCGTCGTCGAGGCGTACGCCCTGGGCGCCTACGGCCCCTGGGCGCCGGCGACCTCGGCCGTCCTGGCACTGGGCGGGGTGTGGACGGTGGTCATGCTGGTCCGGGAGGTCGTCCGGGCACGGGCGCGCCGACGGCAGCGCCGCGCCGAACTGCTGGTCCGCTCCCCCCTCCTGCCGGGCGAGGAGCGTGACCAGGAGCGGCTGGTGGTCCTGGAGGGCGACCGGCCCGACGCCTGGTGGCTCCCCGGCCCCTCCCCTCAGCTCGTGATCACCACGGCGGCGCTGCGCAAGCTCGACGGCCGCCAGCTCGACGCCATCGCGGCCCACGAACAGGGCCACGCGAAGATGCGCCACGACTGGCTGCGGCACATCTCCGCAGCGCTCGCTCAGGGGTTCCCGCAGGTGCCGTTCTTCGCGGCGTTCCGCGACGAGATGCACCGGCTGGTGGAGTTGGCCGCCGACGACATGGCCTCGCGTCGCTTCGGCCGCCTCACCACGGCCCTCGCCCTGGTGGAACTGAACGAGGACCGCGGCGTGTTCGGCCCCGGTCCCGCGCCCGAAGCTCATCTCCCCCAGCGGGTGGACCGGTTGCTGGCACCGCAGGCCCGCCTGGCGCCGATCCACCGGCTGCGGCTGACCGCCGCGGCGGCGGTGGTGCCGGCCGTGCCACTGGTACTCGCCTTCGGCCCCGGCATCCTCGCCCTGGGCTGA
- a CDS encoding PadR family transcriptional regulator, translated as MSERGMQELALLLLTALANSPRHGYAVAQEVRTITDGRVAPRTGALYGALDRLLAEGLIEVEREEVVGGRARRVFALAPAGRQRLEAEAERLAATVREVRRRLADGAAAPA; from the coding sequence ATGAGCGAACGAGGAATGCAGGAGCTGGCCCTGCTGCTGCTGACGGCGCTGGCGAATTCCCCTCGCCACGGTTATGCCGTCGCCCAGGAGGTCAGGACCATCACCGACGGCCGGGTGGCACCGCGTACCGGTGCGCTCTACGGGGCGCTGGACAGGCTGCTGGCGGAGGGGTTGATCGAGGTGGAGCGTGAGGAGGTGGTGGGCGGCCGGGCCCGTCGCGTCTTCGCTCTCGCTCCCGCGGGCCGCCAGAGGCTGGAGGCCGAGGCGGAGCGGCTGGCCGCGACCGTCCGGGAGGTCAGGCGGCGTCTGGCCGACGGGGCGGCGGCGCCGGCGTGA
- a CDS encoding ArsR/SmtB family transcription factor has product MTTAESPRTLVHPTRDRIRLEEVLHALADPMRLRVVCALDAGGTEQSCTQLQLPVTKSTSTHHFRVLRESGVIRQTYRGTAKLNALRRDDLDLLFPGLLDSVLAGAARQAHGG; this is encoded by the coding sequence ATGACCACCGCCGAGAGCCCCCGCACCCTCGTCCATCCGACGCGCGACCGCATCCGCCTGGAGGAGGTCCTGCACGCCCTCGCGGACCCGATGCGGCTACGGGTGGTGTGCGCGCTGGACGCCGGCGGCACGGAGCAGTCCTGTACGCAGTTGCAGCTCCCGGTGACCAAGTCGACCAGCACGCACCACTTCCGTGTCCTCAGGGAGAGCGGGGTCATCCGCCAGACCTACCGGGGGACCGCCAAGCTCAACGCGTTGCGCCGGGACGACCTCGACCTGCTCTTCCCCGGCCTGCTCGACAGCGTCCTCGCCGGGGCCGCCCGTCAGGCCCACGGAGGCTGA
- a CDS encoding DUF305 domain-containing protein has protein sequence MPIPRPLAPRRRVPHALAAVAAAALLAGCTGSTEPAAKAASGPGPSVIAPGRPGEEAETLTAEEAERRRPDDSPNSADFAYIEMMIEHHGQALEMARLVPGRVHSKRVRSLADRIEAGQKPEIGAMKAWLKNNGGPRGKGHDHDAMAGMATPRQLERLAEADGEEFDRLFLKLMTTHHAGAVSMATDVLGAGNNVQVEEMADDVIATQSTEIDRMRDML, from the coding sequence GTGCCGATACCCCGCCCTCTCGCCCCGCGCCGCCGCGTCCCGCACGCCCTGGCAGCCGTCGCCGCGGCGGCCCTGCTCGCCGGGTGCACCGGCTCGACGGAACCGGCGGCGAAGGCCGCGTCCGGACCGGGCCCGTCGGTGATCGCGCCGGGCCGCCCGGGTGAGGAGGCGGAGACCCTGACGGCCGAGGAGGCGGAGCGCCGCAGGCCGGACGACAGCCCGAACTCGGCCGACTTCGCCTACATCGAGATGATGATCGAGCACCACGGGCAGGCACTGGAGATGGCCCGGCTGGTGCCCGGGCGGGTGCACAGCAAGCGCGTCAGGTCGCTGGCCGACCGCATCGAGGCAGGGCAGAAGCCGGAGATCGGCGCCATGAAGGCGTGGCTGAAGAACAACGGCGGACCGCGCGGCAAGGGCCACGACCACGACGCCATGGCCGGGATGGCGACGCCGCGGCAGCTCGAACGACTGGCGGAGGCGGACGGCGAGGAGTTCGACAGGCTGTTCCTGAAGCTGATGACCACTCACCACGCGGGTGCCGTCTCGATGGCCACCGACGTGCTGGGCGCCGGCAACAACGTCCAGGTCGAGGAGATGGCCGACGATGTGATCGCGACCCAGAGCACCGAGATCGACCGGATGCGCGACATGCTCTGA
- a CDS encoding FUSC family protein, which produces MSSAPPSTSLTAPARRVHRLPLAGLLALKAPADIWYKRAYSVVVAAGLPNITLLLLGRIDLAMFTMAGSLCALYCHNLPYAARARTLAGVCAGMVAGLALALVVAALTDSPYVLVAVGALMAAAQKGVCDTVRIGPPGPLILTFISSATLFAPSTLGQVPGRVALAAGGAVLAWAVCMAPALVRGHGPERIAVSRALRATAAYVAKARETGPEHAAGARAQAAGATHAAWQSLLAAGTRTPVRRDLEHLLVHAEAALFRPAESDFALLRDWADRTTGAGPVPRPADVADTADEIAGVAVERAYRETPARRLLRGLGPGSPLLPIVLRTAVGCALAGYLSYALGVGRPYWAIVTAASIFQVNITLTWSRGVQRVVGNLVGVALFVAIAPLSHLNQAALVLCCLAFNFGAEALIGRNYWLGSVCVTPMALLITEFGHFQNTGELAVDRIVDTLVGAAVGILAAALLTNRRATGLVGDALADTARAQAAADAALAAPGTDRATLESGRRRLAGALVELRHTVDAASGEWWQRALPQQEVLLAEQAAHRTLAATVRRQGLPVPKGAST; this is translated from the coding sequence ATGAGCAGCGCACCACCCTCCACCTCCCTCACCGCCCCCGCACGGCGCGTCCACCGCCTCCCCCTCGCCGGGCTCCTCGCCCTCAAAGCGCCCGCCGACATCTGGTACAAGCGGGCGTACAGCGTGGTCGTGGCGGCCGGGCTGCCCAACATCACGCTGCTTCTGCTGGGCAGGATCGACCTCGCGATGTTCACGATGGCGGGCTCGCTGTGCGCCCTGTACTGCCACAACCTGCCGTACGCCGCCCGGGCACGGACCCTCGCGGGCGTCTGCGCCGGCATGGTCGCCGGGCTCGCGCTCGCCCTGGTCGTGGCCGCCCTCACCGACTCGCCGTACGTGCTCGTCGCCGTCGGCGCGCTGATGGCCGCCGCGCAGAAGGGCGTCTGCGACACCGTGCGGATCGGGCCGCCCGGCCCGCTCATCCTCACCTTCATCTCCTCCGCGACCCTCTTCGCGCCTTCCACCCTCGGCCAGGTGCCGGGCCGGGTGGCGCTCGCCGCCGGGGGCGCCGTCCTCGCCTGGGCCGTCTGCATGGCCCCCGCGCTCGTCCGCGGGCACGGCCCCGAGCGGATCGCGGTGAGCCGCGCGCTCCGGGCCACCGCCGCCTACGTCGCGAAGGCCCGCGAGACGGGCCCGGAGCACGCCGCCGGCGCCCGCGCCCAGGCGGCCGGAGCCACCCACGCGGCCTGGCAGTCGCTGCTCGCAGCCGGGACCCGCACGCCGGTCCGGCGCGACCTGGAACACCTGCTCGTGCACGCCGAGGCCGCCCTGTTCCGCCCGGCCGAGAGCGACTTCGCGCTGCTGCGCGACTGGGCGGACCGCACCACCGGCGCGGGCCCGGTGCCCCGTCCGGCCGACGTGGCGGACACCGCCGACGAGATCGCGGGCGTCGCCGTCGAACGTGCCTACCGGGAGACGCCCGCCCGGCGCCTGCTGCGCGGCCTCGGCCCGGGTTCGCCGCTGCTGCCCATCGTGCTGCGCACCGCCGTCGGCTGCGCCCTCGCCGGATACCTGTCGTACGCCCTCGGCGTCGGCCGTCCGTACTGGGCGATCGTCACCGCGGCCTCGATCTTCCAGGTCAACATCACCCTCACCTGGTCCCGGGGCGTCCAGCGGGTGGTCGGCAACCTCGTCGGCGTCGCCCTCTTCGTGGCCATCGCCCCGCTGAGCCACCTCAACCAGGCCGCCCTCGTCCTGTGCTGCCTGGCCTTCAACTTCGGGGCCGAGGCGCTCATCGGCCGCAACTACTGGCTCGGCAGTGTCTGCGTCACTCCGATGGCGCTGCTCATCACCGAGTTCGGCCACTTCCAGAACACCGGGGAACTCGCCGTCGACCGGATCGTCGACACGCTGGTCGGAGCCGCCGTCGGCATCCTCGCCGCCGCCCTCCTCACCAACCGGCGGGCCACCGGCCTCGTCGGCGACGCCCTCGCCGACACCGCCCGCGCCCAGGCCGCCGCCGATGCCGCCCTGGCCGCCCCGGGCACCGACCGGGCCACCCTGGAGAGCGGCCGGCGCCGCCTCGCCGGAGCCCTGGTGGAGCTGCGGCACACGGTCGACGCCGCCTCCGGCGAATGGTGGCAGCGGGCCCTGCCCCAGCAGGAGGTCCTGCTGGCCGAACAGGCCGCGCACCGTACGCTCGCGGCGACAGTACGACGACAGGGGCTCCCCGTCCCGAAGGGTGCGAGCACATGA
- a CDS encoding DUF4184 family protein yields MPFTLSHPAAVLPLLRRPFVPASLVAGAMAPDVPYFLNTLGVSETSPEDWYGPLLNATETHSLSTGLLVSLPLAVGLVAVCRMLRAPVTALLPPRLHLPGPERTSGLPAKTRHTLWLLVSALIGVASHLAWDSLTHADGFLLTHVQPARAGLGGLSADRLLQYASTAFGLAAVGRHLWRRRDRLRPRGGTDTVVRLRPATRWGVVTLLVAAPVLGGAVTVRDDFDAYRYVTEVDHSRPATVVSLGDGASETVHPSKTVRAPWGTLAEGVLTGAAKRAGASFAVALLLYSATWQIGTVARRPVTASGRAPSPRPAQDGK; encoded by the coding sequence GTGCCGTTCACCTTGTCCCACCCCGCGGCAGTGCTGCCGCTGCTGCGCCGGCCGTTCGTTCCGGCGTCTCTGGTCGCGGGCGCCATGGCACCCGACGTCCCGTACTTCCTGAACACCCTCGGCGTGTCCGAGACCAGCCCCGAGGACTGGTACGGACCGCTCCTCAACGCCACGGAGACCCACTCGCTCAGCACGGGCCTGCTGGTCAGCCTGCCGCTCGCCGTCGGCCTGGTCGCCGTCTGCCGGATGCTGCGGGCGCCGGTCACAGCACTGCTCCCGCCCCGCCTCCACCTACCCGGACCCGAGCGGACGAGCGGCCTGCCCGCCAAGACCCGCCACACCCTGTGGCTGCTGGTCTCCGCCCTGATCGGTGTCGCCTCACACCTCGCCTGGGACTCCCTCACCCACGCCGACGGCTTCCTGCTCACTCACGTGCAGCCGGCGCGCGCGGGCCTGGGAGGCCTGTCGGCCGACCGGCTGCTCCAGTACGCGAGCACCGCCTTCGGCCTGGCGGCCGTCGGCCGGCACCTCTGGCGGCGCCGCGACCGCCTGCGCCCCCGCGGCGGCACCGACACCGTCGTCCGCCTGCGCCCCGCCACGCGGTGGGGCGTGGTGACTCTGCTGGTCGCGGCACCCGTACTGGGCGGCGCCGTCACCGTGCGCGACGACTTCGACGCCTACCGCTACGTGACCGAAGTGGACCACAGCCGACCGGCCACCGTCGTCAGCCTGGGCGACGGCGCGAGCGAGACCGTCCACCCCTCCAAGACGGTCCGGGCTCCGTGGGGGACCCTCGCCGAAGGCGTGCTGACCGGAGCCGCCAAGAGAGCGGGCGCTTCGTTCGCGGTCGCACTGCTGCTCTACTCCGCGACCTGGCAGATCGGCACCGTCGCGCGCCGGCCGGTGACGGCATCCGGCCGCGCCCCCTCGCCGCGACCGGCTCAGGACGGGAAGTGA
- a CDS encoding LVIVD repeat-containing protein — MLASLLTVGPAMAVPGPGDTPEVSERVSKSEAADTEAAIAAGEIPAPDEIVHSQNIEHLANIPKDALPGTNSDLAFQGEYAFAGNYDGFRVFDLSNPKKPKTVAQVLCPGSQNDVSVSGDLLFLSTDSSRSDDSCASTTQPATEKSSWEGMKVFDISDKRKPRYVAAVETACGSHTHTLVPDRENVYVYVSSYSPSAAFPDCRPPHDGISIVKVPRKAPQKAAVIDFPVLFPGEGPDGGGNPGAPTHPGVSKTTGCHDITALPHKNLAAGACMGDGILLDIENPEKPKVVDRVQDNENFAFWHSATFNQKADKVVFTDELGGGGAATCNEETGPERGADGIYDLVRKGRDKKPELVFRGYFKIDRHQADTENCVAHNGSLIPVKGRDIMVQAWYQGGVSVWDFTESAKPREIAYFERGPLSADTLIAGGSWSAYYYNGYIYSNDMAKGFDVLKLDDRRTDPAKKVRLDELNVQTQPDYLD; from the coding sequence ATGCTCGCGTCCCTGCTCACCGTGGGGCCCGCCATGGCCGTCCCGGGCCCCGGGGACACCCCCGAGGTCTCGGAGCGCGTCAGCAAGAGCGAAGCCGCCGACACCGAGGCGGCCATCGCCGCCGGCGAGATCCCCGCCCCGGACGAGATCGTCCACTCCCAGAACATCGAGCACCTCGCCAACATCCCCAAGGACGCCCTCCCCGGTACCAACTCCGACCTGGCCTTCCAGGGCGAGTACGCCTTCGCGGGAAACTACGACGGCTTCCGCGTCTTCGACCTCAGCAACCCGAAGAAGCCCAAGACCGTCGCCCAGGTCCTCTGCCCCGGTTCCCAGAACGACGTCTCGGTCTCCGGCGACCTGCTCTTCCTCTCCACCGACTCCTCCCGCAGCGACGACTCCTGTGCGAGCACCACCCAGCCCGCCACCGAGAAGTCCTCCTGGGAGGGCATGAAGGTCTTCGACATCAGTGACAAGCGCAAGCCGCGGTACGTCGCCGCCGTCGAGACCGCCTGCGGTTCGCACACCCACACCCTGGTCCCGGACCGCGAGAACGTCTACGTGTACGTCTCCTCGTACTCGCCCAGCGCCGCGTTCCCCGACTGCCGGCCTCCGCATGACGGCATCTCCATAGTCAAGGTGCCTCGCAAGGCGCCGCAGAAGGCCGCGGTCATCGACTTCCCCGTGCTGTTCCCCGGCGAGGGGCCGGACGGCGGCGGCAACCCGGGCGCTCCGACCCACCCGGGAGTCTCCAAGACCACCGGCTGCCACGACATCACCGCGCTGCCGCACAAGAACCTCGCCGCCGGTGCCTGCATGGGCGACGGCATCCTCCTCGACATCGAGAACCCGGAGAAGCCCAAGGTCGTCGACCGGGTCCAGGACAACGAGAACTTCGCGTTCTGGCACTCCGCGACCTTCAACCAGAAGGCGGACAAGGTCGTCTTCACCGACGAACTCGGCGGCGGTGGCGCGGCCACCTGCAACGAGGAGACCGGCCCCGAGCGGGGTGCCGACGGCATCTACGACCTGGTCCGCAAGGGCAGGGACAAGAAGCCCGAGCTGGTCTTCCGCGGCTACTTCAAGATCGACCGCCATCAGGCCGACACCGAGAACTGCGTCGCCCACAACGGCTCGCTCATCCCGGTCAAGGGCCGCGACATCATGGTCCAGGCGTGGTACCAGGGCGGCGTGTCCGTCTGGGACTTCACCGAGTCGGCCAAGCCCCGCGAGATCGCCTACTTCGAACGCGGCCCGCTGAGCGCCGACACCCTCATCGCCGGCGGCTCCTGGTCGGCGTACTACTACAACGGCTACATCTACTCCAACGACATGGCGAAGGGCTTCGACGTCCTGAAGCTGGACGACCGGCGCACCGACCCGGCCAAGAAGGTCCGGCTCGACGAGCTGAACGTCCAGACGCAGCCGGACTACCTCGACTGA